In one window of Denticeps clupeoides chromosome 2, fDenClu1.1, whole genome shotgun sequence DNA:
- the ackr4b gene encoding atypical chemokine receptor 4b, producing the protein MDHTGAEDYEHENFTSDYYDDFGVCDKQEVRSFAGLFLPMVYALALVVGLAGNSLVVVVYLAQKRLRTLTDVYILNLAFADLLLLLTLPFWAADAVNGWEIGVAACKLTSALYATNFNCGMLLLACISVDRYRALTAHQRSLASGPAQSSPHRQRVFICLLVWLTASVLGLPDMVFSTVTQHSGGRKACHAVYPSHMAQAAKASLELLEVSLAFLLPFVVMLVCYGQVGRVLSQAASAGVRGVRRWKAFRVLVVVVGVFLLTQLPYNVVKLVRAMDIIYMLVQDCEVSKSLDRATQVTESLALTHCCLNPMLYAFVGSSFRMHVLKAAKRFTRTGRHYSQQGHPELGEVSLQMRSQANAERHSESEQSGETSTFTI; encoded by the coding sequence ATGGACCACACAGGAGCAGAAGACTATGAACATGAGAACTTCACATCCGACTACTACGATGACTTTGGTGTTTGTGACAAACAGGAGGTGCGTTCCTTTGCTGGGCTCTTCCTCCCCATGGTATATGCCTTGGCCCTTGTTGTGGGCCTTGCAGGCAACTCTCTGGTCGTGGTGGTCTACCTCGCTCAGAAGCGGCTAAGGACCCTCACTGACGTCTACATCCTCAACTTGGCTTTCGCCGACCTGCTCCTCCTGCTCACCCTGCCGTTCTGGGCAGCTGACGCGGTCAACGGCTGGGAAATTGGAGTCGCCGCCTGCAAGCTGACCTCTGCGCTCTACGCCACCAACTTCAACTGTGGCATGTTGCTGCTGGCCTGCATTAGCGTGGACCGCTACCGCGCCTTAACAGCGCACCAACGCTCCTTGGCCTCTGGCCCAGCACAAAGTTCTCCCCACAGGCAGAGGGTCTTCATTTGCCTCCTTGTCTGGCTGACAGCCTCTGTGCTTGGCTTGCCGGACATGGTCTTTTCCACAGTCACGCAGCACTCGGGTGGGCGAAAGGCCTGCCACGCCGTGTACCCAAGTCACATGGCTCAAGCGGCCAAGGCCAGCCTTGAGCTTCTGGAAGTGTCCCTGGCCTTTCTGCTGCCATTTGTAGTGATGCTCGTGTGCTACGGTCAGGTGGGCCGAGTGTTAAGCCAGGCAGCCTCTGCCGGGGTGAGGGGGGTGCGTCGATGGAAGGCCTTCCGGGTTCTCGTGGTGGTTGTTGGCGTGTTTCTGCTCACCCAGCTGCCATACAACGTGGTCAAGTTGGTCCGAGCGATGGACATAATCTACATGCTGGTACAGGACTGCGAGGTGAGCAAGTCCCTGGACCGTGCCACTCAAGTAACTGAGAGTCTCGCGCTGACTCACTGCTGCCTGAACCCCATGCTGTACGCCTTTGTGGGCTCGTCCTTCCGCATGCACGTTCTGAAGGCTGCGAAGCGCTTCACGCGCACCGGAAGACACTACAGCCAACAGGGACACCCCGAGCTGGGGGAAGTCTCACTGCAGATGCGATCACAAGCAAATGCAGAAAGACATTCAGAATCAGAACAGTCTGGGGAGACTAGCACCTTCacaatatga